GCCCTCGCGCGGTGAGTTCTTCGCCGAGGTGATGGCCGAACGCGCCGACGGCTGGCGCCCCGTCTTCTCCCCGCGCCAGATGCTGCGCGCCCGCGAGACCTGGGTCTACGACGCGCACTGGGACGAGCTGGCCCAGGTGCGCTGCCCCACCCTCGTCGTACGGGGCATCGACGGCGAGCTGGGCCGCGCGGAGGCACAGGAGATGGTGCGCGTGCTGCCGCGCGGCATCTACGCGGAGGTGCCGGAGGCCGGCCACCTCGTCCACTACGACCAGCCGGAGGACTGGCGCAGAGTCGTCGAGCCGTTCCTCCAGGCGGCGCTCCCTACCGGGAGTTGACGCGTCCCCGCCGCAGGCGCCGTTGACGCGCTCCCCGCCGCGGACCGCCGTGGCGGGGCGTTCGGTTCGGCTCAGTGCCGGTGGTGTGACGCCGCCTCGCGCCCGCACGCGTAGGCGAGGGTGGGCATCAGCTCCTCCGCGTCCGGAAGCCAGCGGTTGGCGGCAGTGGGCTCGCGTGCCCACTGCACCGACCCCCGCGTCCCCAGCCGGCTGGGCGGCGCGGCCACCCAGTCGCCCTCGCCCTTGGCCCGCAGGTCCAGCGTGCGGGGCGACCAGCCCAGCCTCCGCAGCGCGTCGGGCGCCTTGGCCGCCGCTCCGGGCAGCACGAAGAAGAGCATCCGGCCGTCCGGGGTGCAGGTGACGGGGCCGAGTGCCTGCTCCATGCGCTCCATCCGGGCCAGCGCCAGACAGCCCGCCTCCTCCGAGACCTCCAGGGCGTCGAAGGCCCGGCCCGTCGGCAGCAGCACCGAGGCGCGCGGCTCCTTCCTCCACAGGCCGCGGGCGGTCGTCGCGCTGCCCGTGACATCCCGCGCCCACCCGGCGTGTGCGGGGTGTGCGCCCGGCGCGGGGCACTCGGGCTGCCCGCACACGCAGCGCGGCACGCCCTCGACGGCCTCCAGCCAGGTGCCGGGGAAGACGTCCCAGGCGCGCTCCTGGGCGTAGCGCACCGCGTGTTCGAGCGGGGGCTCGGACCGCTGACTAGGGATGCGCGCTGTTGTCGTGACTCCAGTTGTGACTCCGATGGTCTCTTCCACGACCATCACAACTTTCCCTGTCAGTAAGGGTTACGGGACGAAAAGCGGACCGGCGGCGCCCAGTGGTGGCGCCGCGGCGGGCAGCCGGGAGCATCCCGCGCTCGGAACGGCGCAAGGGTGCATCTGTGGGGGCGCGTGCACAGACGGGCGGCCTTGTGTGGGTAGTTCCTCTGAGGTGCATTGTGCTGTGAAGGTCGGGGTTTTTAACGAATCACGGGCATATGCGCTGGGCAGTGATCATGCATAGCCTTCATCCGGAGGGGGATCACATGGCCGCCAGGCCGCTCGTCGCGAGGCAGCCCAACGAAAGGCTGCAAGCACTCATTCAGGAGGCCGCGTGCTCGAACGCCGGGCTCGCGCGCCGCGTGAACATCTGCGGTGCCGAGCACGGGCTGGATCTGCGTTACGACAAGACCTCCGTCGCGCGCTGGCTGCGCGGTCAGCAGCCGCGCGGGCGGGCTCCGGGCATCATCGCCGAGGCGCTCGGCCGCAAGCTGGGGCGCACGGTCACCATCGACGAGATCGGGATGGCCAACGGCAAGAACCTCGCCTCGGGAGTGGGGCTCCAGTTCGCGCCCACTGTCCTCGGCGCGGTGGAACAGGTCTGCGAGCTGTGGCGCAGCGACGTGGGGCGCAGGGACTTCCTGACCGGTTCGACCGTCGCGGCATCCGCGCTCGTCGAGCCCAGCAGGGACTGGCTGATCACCGCGCCCGACAACCAGGTTGCCCGTTCATCCGGAGCGCGGGTGGGCACCTCGGACGTCGAGGCCGTACGCGCCATGACCGAGGCCCTTTCGGAACTGGACCACCGCTACGGCAGCGGCCACATCCGGCCCGTCGTGGTGCATTACCTCAACAGCGTCGTCTCCGGGCTGCTCGCGGGCTCCTACCGGGAGCCGGTGGGACGCGGGCTGTTCGCCGCCGTGGCCCGCCTCACCGAACTCGCCGGCTACATGGCGGTGGACACCGGTCAGCACGGGCTCGCGCAGCGCTACTACATCCAGTCCCTGCGTCTGGCGCAGGCCGCGGGAGACCGCGCGTACGGGGGCTATGTGCTCGCGGCGAGCATGAGCCACCTGGCCGCCTCCCTGGGAAACCCGCGCGAGATCGCGCAGTTGGCGCGCGCCGCGCAGGAGGGCGCACGGGGTCAGGTCACCCCGCGAGTCGAGGCGATGTTCAACGCGGCCGAGGCGCGCGGGCACGCTCTGATGGGCGACGCACGGTCCTTCCAGGCCGCGTCCGGCCGGGCGCAGACCGCGATGGACGGCGCGGATGCCGGCGAGGGCGCGGGGGAGGACCCGCCCTGGATCGCGCACTTCGACCGCGCGTACCTCGCGGACGAACTCGCGCACTGCCATCGCGATCTGGGCCAGGCCGAAAGCGCGGCGGCGCGCGCCGAAGAGGCCATCGCGGGCCACCCCGAGGGGCGTGCCAGGAGGCGGGCGATCGGGCTGTTCCTGCTGGCGAGCGCCCAGGTCCAGCAGCGCGAGATCGAACGCGCCTGCCACACGGGCGCGCAGGCCACCGAGGTGCTGACGGGGCTGCGTTCGGACCGGGGGGCGGAGTATCTGGACGACTTCCGTCAGCGGCTGGAGCCGTACGGCGAGGAGCCGGTGGTGCGGGAGTTCTCCGAGCGGCTGGAGCTGGGGGCAGTGGCGTGAGAGGCCACTGCCCGGGGAGGGAGGATATGAGCTCCTTATCCCCTTCCCTGCGACATGGGGTGAAGGAAGGGTGTCCGCACCCCTGGGGGCGTGGTCGCTCCTCCGTGTGAACCGGTAGCGTGACCCGACGATTCCGCCAGCTATGCAAGAGGAGTCTCGGTGACAACGCACAACGGACGCGGACAGGACGGGACTTCCGGCGTGCCCGGAGATCCGCTGCCCGCGGCCACGACCCCTCGCGAGGGGATCGTGCTGCCGGCGAACGGGGAACCGTGGACTCCTCAGCAACAGCGTCAGGTCCAGGCGGCACGGGACCGGGTCAACCCCCCGGCCGGCCAGCCGTGGGGCCAGCCCTGGGGGCCGGGCTCCGAGGCCGGGGCCGACGAACAGAGCGACGCCGGCGGCACCCCGTGGGGCGCGGACCCGGACGGCGGGCAGACCGGCGCTCACGGCCCCGCCACCGCGATGCCGCTCCCCCCGGAGGGCGCCCCCGCGCCCCCGCCCATGCCCCCTGCCCACCCCCCATCGCCTCCTGCGCCCCCCGGCGCGATGCCCCTGCCCGGCGTTCCCGGCCAGACCCGGCCGGGCGCTGACGGCTACCCCGGTACCTGGGCCGGTGACGGCGCCCACGCCCTGCCGCAGCCCGGCGCGGGCCAGGAACTGCCCCAGCCCCGCACGGGCCGCCACGGCCGGCCGCTGCCGGACGCGAGTGCGTACGCCCCGCCCCAGTCCGGCGCGGGAGCGCCTCCGCCGCAGCCCGGAGCGGGCTCGTACGGTCAGCAGGCCGGAGCGGGCTCGTACGGTCAGCCGCAGGACGGTGCGGGGCAGCAGATGCCTGCGGCCGGAGCCGATCCGTACGGTCAGCAGGCCGGCGCCGATCCTTATGGCTGGCCGCAGGCCGGTGCCGAGCCCCGCGCACGGCACGCGTTGCCCCCGACGGACGCTCCCGTCGCGCTGTCCCCGCACTCCTTCGCGCCGCCCCAGCCCGCGATGCCGCCGGAGCAGCCCGGAGGCGGGGATTCCGAGGCCACGCAGCTCATTCCGCCGATCCCTGGTGCCGGCCCTCATCAGGACATGGGGTATGGGCAGGCGCTGACCGGATCCGAGGACGGCACCCAGCTGCTGCCGCCCCAGTCCGCCGCGCCCGCGGGGCCGGACAGCGAGGCGACGCAGTACATAGCACCGGTCGTGGACCCCCAGCAGGGCCCGCACGGGGGCCAGGGGGGCGACTCGGAGGCGACGCAGATGATGCGTACCCCGTTGCCCGCCGAGGGCGTGGGCGGGCCGCAGAGCGGCCCTGGCGGCTCCGGCCGGCCCCAGCCCCAGCCTCAGCCTCAGCCGCCTCACACGCCGCAGCCGGAGCCAGGCACCCGGCAGCCGCTCCCCGAGTTCGAGAGTCTCTTCAGGGCCGAGCCCTCCGCCTCGGGCCCGCCCCCCGGTCATGACGAGCCGGGGGCGACCCAGCACCTGCCGCTCATCGACCCCGCCCCCCCGGCCCAGCAGCACGCGCAGCCCCCCGGCCCGCAGGGCGGACAGGGCGGCGGGCCGGGCCACCAGGACTTCGGCCGGCACCAGCCCCAGGGACGGGCCGCGCGGCGCACCGCCGGGCGCGGGCGGCGCGGCGGGGTGGCGCCGGGCGTGCTGATCGGCGGCGGTCTCGCCGCGGTGGCCGTCATCGGCGTGCTGGTAGGGCTCGCCCTCGCGAGCGGCGGCGACGAGGACGAGAGCTCCAAGAGCGGCGGCCAGAGCGCCTCCAGCAGCCCTGCGGGCCAGCAGAGCTCCAAGGCGCCCGACCCCGCCGAGGGGCAGGCCAAGAAGCTGGACGCGCTGCTGGCCGACAGCAACAACAGTCGCTCGGCGGTGGTCCGTTCCGTCGAGCGCATCAGGTCCTGCAAGGCGCTGGGCAAGGCGGCGTCCGACCTGCGCGCCGCGGCCAAGCAGCGCAACGGCCTGGTGACCCGGCTCAGCCGGCTGAAGACCGACAAGATCCCGGGCAGCACGCAACTGAACGCCTCGCTCAAGAGTGCCTGGAAGTCCTC
This sequence is a window from Streptomyces sp. NBC_01775. Protein-coding genes within it:
- a CDS encoding bifunctional DNA primase/polymerase, with the translated sequence MVVEETIGVTTGVTTTARIPSQRSEPPLEHAVRYAQERAWDVFPGTWLEAVEGVPRCVCGQPECPAPGAHPAHAGWARDVTGSATTARGLWRKEPRASVLLPTGRAFDALEVSEEAGCLALARMERMEQALGPVTCTPDGRMLFFVLPGAAAKAPDALRRLGWSPRTLDLRAKGEGDWVAAPPSRLGTRGSVQWAREPTAANRWLPDAEELMPTLAYACGREAASHHRH
- a CDS encoding transcriptional regulator, which encodes MAARPLVARQPNERLQALIQEAACSNAGLARRVNICGAEHGLDLRYDKTSVARWLRGQQPRGRAPGIIAEALGRKLGRTVTIDEIGMANGKNLASGVGLQFAPTVLGAVEQVCELWRSDVGRRDFLTGSTVAASALVEPSRDWLITAPDNQVARSSGARVGTSDVEAVRAMTEALSELDHRYGSGHIRPVVVHYLNSVVSGLLAGSYREPVGRGLFAAVARLTELAGYMAVDTGQHGLAQRYYIQSLRLAQAAGDRAYGGYVLAASMSHLAASLGNPREIAQLARAAQEGARGQVTPRVEAMFNAAEARGHALMGDARSFQAASGRAQTAMDGADAGEGAGEDPPWIAHFDRAYLADELAHCHRDLGQAESAAARAEEAIAGHPEGRARRRAIGLFLLASAQVQQREIERACHTGAQATEVLTGLRSDRGAEYLDDFRQRLEPYGEEPVVREFSERLELGAVA